The segment TCCCGCCGATTGACCAGTTCCAGAACCGCCCTGCCGGTCACCGCTTCTATCCGGCGCACACCGGCGGCGATGCCCGCCTCACTGACAATTTTAAAGACCCCGATATCACCGGTTCGCTGCACGTGGCAGCCGCCACACAACTCGGTGGAAAATTGATCACCCATGCTGACTACCCGCACCTGGTCGCCGTATTTCTCGCCAAACAGTGCCAGTGCACCTTTTTGCCGCGCGTCATCCATGCTCATGACTTCTTTGCTGACTTCGCTATTGGCCAGTATCTGCCCGTTGACCAACTCTTCCACCTCACGCAGTTCCGGCTCAGTCAGCGACGATGGATGGGAAAAATCGAACCGCAGCCGGTCAGCCGTTACCAGTGAGCCTTTCTGGGCAACGTGAGAACCCAGCACCTGGCGAAGGGCCGCATGCATCAGGTGGGTGGCGGAATGATTCAGGGTGATCGCTGCCCTGTTTTCAGCCAGCACCTGGGCACTGATCAGATCGCCTGTATGCAGTTCACCGCTCTGCAGCACGCCTCGATGAATGAGGTAATCCCCCTGTTTCTGCGTGTCGATCACTTCAAAAAGTTTGCCGTCTGCCTGCAAGGTGCCGCAGTCACCAATCTGACCACCGGATTCACCATAAAACGGACTGTTGTCCAGTATCAGGTCTGCTTCCGCACCTGCCGCGATCTGCTTTACTGGCTGACCATGCTGATAAATCGCCTGCACAGTGCCCTGCCCCTGCAAGTGGTCGTAGCCGATGAATTCAGTGGCTGAAGCCAGGTCGATTACCAGTTTTTCGACACCGCCGAAACTGCTGGCGGACCTGGCACGGGACTTCTGCTCTTCCATGGCTTTGTCAAAACCTTCACGGTCCAGGGTCAGACCCTGTTCTCTCGCCACGTCAGCGGTGAGATCCAGCGGGAACCCGTAAGTGTCGTAGAGTCGGAATACGGTTTCCCCCGGAATCACGCTGCCCTGCAATTTTTCGATGGCCTGTTCAAGAATTCCCATGCCGTGTTCCAGGGTGCGGGCAAACTGCTGCTCTTCTTCCCGCAGCACTTTTTCGACGAACTGCTGCCGTGCGAGCAGTTCCGGATAGGCCTCACCCATGGCCTCTGCGAGCGCGCCGACCAGCCTGTAAAAAAAGATTTCCTTGATGCCCAACTGGTAACCATGCCGCACAGCACGGCGTATTATGCGCCGCAGAACATAGCCTCGCCCCTCGTTGGAGGGGATCACCCCATCCACGATCAGAAAGGCACAGGAGCGAATGTGGTCGGCAATCACCTGCAGCGAGGGCCGCGACAGATCGCTTTCCCCGGTAATCTTCGCCGCAGCTTTCAGCAGGATCTGAAACAGATCAATTTCATAGTTACTGTGCACACCCTGCATCACAGCGGCTATGCGCTCCAACCCCATGCCGGTATCGACCGAGGGTTTGGGCAGCGGGTTCAGCGTGCCATCGGGCTGGCGATCAAACTGCATGAATACCAGATTCCAGATCTCCACGTAGCGGTCCCCGTCCTCATCGGGACTTCCCGGCGGACCGCCTTCAACCTCTTCGCCATGATCGTAAAAGATTTCTGAGCACGGCCCGCAGGGACCTGTATCCCCCATGGCCCAGAAATTGTCTGCCTCGCCCAGGCGGGAAAAACGCTGCGGATTTATTTTCATTTCATCCAGCCAGATAGACGCCGCGTCGTCGTCATCCTGGAAAACGGTCACCCACAGTCTTTCAGCCGGCAGCCCGAGTTCAACAGTCAGAAACTCCCAGGCAAATCTGATCGCCTCGCGCTTGAAATAGTCGCCAAAACTGAAGTTGCCGAGCATCTCGAAAAAGGTGTGATGCCGCGCGGTATAACCGACATTCTCCAGGTCATTGTGCTTGCCCCCCGCCCTGACACAGCGCTGGGAGCTGGTAGCGCGAGGACAGTCCCGGGTTTCCTCCCCCAGGAATGCTTCCTTGAACTGCACCATCCCGGCATTGGTAAAAAGTAGCGTCGGGTCATTGGCAGGCACCAGGGTGCTGCTATTGACCACCTGGTGACCGTTACGGGCAAAAAAATCTAAAAACTTCTGTCTGATCTCAGCGCTATTCATCTGGTAAATCCAGCTAGTGGGTTGGCTCAAGAGGATCGGGGAAGCACTGACGGGTCAGACATTCCCTTGTTCCGCGGAGAGGGATTATAGCGTTTAACGGCCTGCGGGTGCAGCGCCAGGAAAGAATTTCAAGGCTATGCAAAGGCTCGCTCGCACC is part of the Gammaproteobacteria bacterium genome and harbors:
- the alaS gene encoding alanine--tRNA ligase, giving the protein MNSAEIRQKFLDFFARNGHQVVNSSTLVPANDPTLLFTNAGMVQFKEAFLGEETRDCPRATSSQRCVRAGGKHNDLENVGYTARHHTFFEMLGNFSFGDYFKREAIRFAWEFLTVELGLPAERLWVTVFQDDDDAASIWLDEMKINPQRFSRLGEADNFWAMGDTGPCGPCSEIFYDHGEEVEGGPPGSPDEDGDRYVEIWNLVFMQFDRQPDGTLNPLPKPSVDTGMGLERIAAVMQGVHSNYEIDLFQILLKAAAKITGESDLSRPSLQVIADHIRSCAFLIVDGVIPSNEGRGYVLRRIIRRAVRHGYQLGIKEIFFYRLVGALAEAMGEAYPELLARQQFVEKVLREEEQQFARTLEHGMGILEQAIEKLQGSVIPGETVFRLYDTYGFPLDLTADVAREQGLTLDREGFDKAMEEQKSRARSASSFGGVEKLVIDLASATEFIGYDHLQGQGTVQAIYQHGQPVKQIAAGAEADLILDNSPFYGESGGQIGDCGTLQADGKLFEVIDTQKQGDYLIHRGVLQSGELHTGDLISAQVLAENRAAITLNHSATHLMHAALRQVLGSHVAQKGSLVTADRLRFDFSHPSSLTEPELREVEELVNGQILANSEVSKEVMSMDDARQKGALALFGEKYGDQVRVVSMGDQFSTELCGGCHVQRTGDIGVFKIVSEAGIAAGVRRIEAVTGRAVLELVNRREQTLSQLEEIVKASEEGLVDKVRQLASQTRSLEKQLEQLKAKLASSAGSDIASQAKEVNGVKLLAARLEGFNAKSLRDTVDQLKNKLGAGSVIVLASEEDGKVSLVAGVTADLTDRIKAGELVSMVANQVGGKGGGRPDMAMAGGSDAAALPAALQSVEPWLSERL